AAAATAGCACCAATTAATACAACAATTGCTGCGATAATTGCACTATAGATAAACACCGGAGAAATCTTCTTACCGTTCTTTTCTTTAGAAGAAGAAGAATTCATAATTAATTACTCCCTTCATATCTATTATTAAATTTTCAAACTAGTAAAATTAAAATATTCTTTTTTTATCTTAAAACATTTAATTTTACTAAAGCACTACTATAGGATAACAAACGTCCTATTTAGAATCAAATTTGATTAAATTTCCTATTTGCTAAATTAATTATATGTTGTATAATGGCTCTTAAATATTGTTTAGAAAGGACTATTTAAATGCTAAAAGAATTTAAAGACTTTGCGTTAAAAGGCAACGTGTTAGATTTAGCTGTAGCCGTTGTTATGGGAGCAGCTTTCAATAAAATTATCTCTGCATTAGTCGAATACATCATTATGCCATTAATTGGGAAAATTTTCGGTTCAGTTAATTTTGCAGAAGATTGGGCTTTTTGGGGAATTAAATATGGTTTATTCATTCAATCAATAATTGATTTCATAATCATTGCTTTTGCATTATTTATCTTTGTAAAAATTGCAAATACTTTAATGAAGAATGAAGAACCAGAAGAGGAATTAGAACAAAATACTGTTCTTTTAACTGAAATTAGAGATTTATTAAGAGAAAAACATTAGTAATAATTTTAAATCGATTTATCAACTTTTTAATTGTAAGTTGATAAATCGATTTTTTTATAGAGAAATTTTACTTTAGTTCCATTTAAATTTTGTCATACTTTGATATTGATTTGATGTAACCTCTAAAATGAGTGGTATTCTTTGTTTTAGTTCACTAACATGGGAAATAATACCTACCATTCTTCCCGTTGATTTGAGGTTCACTAATGTATCTAGTGCGGTTTCAAGTGTTTCTTGATCTAATGTACCAAAACCTTCATCAATAAACATTGATTGAAGAGAGATACCGCCTGATTCTTGTTGAACAATTTCACTTAAACCTAATGCTAGCGCTAGAGATGCTTGGAATGTCTCTCCACCTGATAAAGAACTGATATGTCTTGCTTTATTAGAATAAAAATCGAAAACATCAATTTCCAGACCACTAAACCCTTGAGATAAAGCTTCCCTTCTTTGCAATTGATATCTTTGACCACTCATAGTAGCAAGACGTAAATTAGCTTGTGCTATAATTTTTTCTAAATAATAAATCAGAACATAATTTTCCAATGTTAATTTTTGACTGTTTCTACCAGACAGAATTTCTGCAAGATTAAATATATCTTGTTGCTCTTTCAACTCTTTATTTAAATACTCGATATTAGATACGATTTCATCCACTTTTTGTTGATTTAATTTCAGTTGATATTCTAATGTGGCTATTTCATGATTCAAATGTTCAAGTTCAACTTTAAGTTGTGAAAGTGCTTTTTGAATTTCTTCTATATTATCTAATTTTTTCCCTGCAACTAACTCTTTAAGTCTGTTCATTTCCAATTCATACTTATGGATTTGTTTATCATATTCTTTAATTTCATTCTCAATTTTTTCTTTTTCATTAACAATTTTAACTATATCCTGAACCTGCTCAATAGAATCTATATTTAAACGATTCATTTCAGCTTCTATCGATTGTTGTGTTTGTTTGATATCTTCTTGGATTTCATTCTTAGTTTGCTTATGATGCTGCAAGTTATTTTCTTCAATACTTAATTTTTGAGCAATTTCATTTCTATTTTGTTGATGCTCTTCAAGTGATTTTAAATAATGATCTACATTACTTTTTAGCTTTTTAAAATATGATTCAAATTCATCTATTTCAGTATGTTTAGTTGTTGATTCAAAATCATTGATTCGTATCTCACATTGTTCAATTTTTGATTCAGCATTCTTAACTTCATTTCTAATTTCAAACGTTTCTTGACGTTTTCGTTCTACTTTCTTATTCGTTTTTAAGATAAATTCATTTTCTTTTTGTTGTTTTTCTTTTTCTTCTTTCTTTCTACTGATTTTAGAATACAGATTTTCAATATCCGGTATGGAATTTTGATCAATATAAATATTATTTATTTGCTCTGTTAAATGATTTAAAGAACTTTCCAATTTTGCTTTATCAATATTCATTTTATTAAGATCTTCTTGTAATGATTGAATTAAATTTTGCTTTTTATTAATACTATCAAAATCAATATGTTGTCCTAATGAAGTAATTTCATTCCCGCAAATTGGACATATGTCGCCAAGTGACACGACTTGTTGAAGTTGTTCTACTAAAGTTTCTTTGTTATTTAAATTAATTTCTGTCTTATCTATTTCATATAGCTTATTAGATAAGTCATCTATTTCAATACACTTTTGATTATAAGACGCTTTAGTGTCATTCAACTTAGAATTTAATTCTTCTTTCATTTGCATATCATTTTTTAACTTTTCAGCTTGTTCTATTTCCTTTTCAATATTGAAAATATCTTGACTCAATTGTTCAACATGACTGTAGTTGATTTCTTTTGATTTAATAGCTTCATTTAATTCTAATAATTCACGTTCTACTAATTCGCTTTTTTCATTTAAATTTACTAGTTGAGAGGATAAACGTTCTTTTTCTTTATAACTATTTAAATACTGAGACAAATTGTTATAGAAAGTATTAGTCTTTTCTAAATAGTCTTTTTCTATGTTTATAGACTCCTCTTGTTCAGATAGTTGATTTAATCCTAATTGATTTTCTTCTTTTTCTTTTAATAAATTATTAATTGAATGCACAGCAATTTCTATAGATTTTTCTGCTTGATTTAACTTTTTATTGGCCGCTTCATTTCTATCGAGTAGTTGCGATAATGGTTTAATTTCATTAATCTTATTCAGTTTCGCTCGATGTTGATTAATAAAACTTTCATTTTGCTTAAGTTGCTTTAATTCATTTTCATTTTTCTTTAACTCATTTAAATTGAATTCTAACTCTTTATTATCATTGAGTTTTTGTTCTACTTTTTCTATTTCATTTTCATGACTTTTCTTTTGTTCATATTTTTTTCGCCCTATTTTTTCACCAAATTCATTAAATCTATGTAATACTTCATTGATTTTATCTGTTTGATGTACATTGATACTTTTTAATTCTTCTAGATCATTATTTTCAAAAGTATGGATGTCATTCCATAATCGTTCAATATTTTTATATCTTTCTTCAATTTGGATTTTTTCATTTTTAACATTTTCATTTAATCGTTTTTCTATTTCTTCAAATCGTTCACTATTAAAGAGTGTTCTTAATATCCCTTGCTTTTCTTTACTATTAGATAATAAGAATTTTTTAAATTCGCCTTGTGGCAAAATAAATAATTGTCTAAACTGTTCAGCATTAACACCAATTAAGTCGATGATAAATTGGTTACCTGCACTCACCATACTTTCCCTTAAATCAAATTCGTTTTCTATATACTCGAAAACATTTAATTTCGCGGGAGTTTTGGTGGTATTTCCCTCTTTGACAAAAGGCCCCGTACGAACTATCTTAAATAGTTTATCATTAAGTTCAAATTCGAACGTCACTTGCATTGCTGAATTTCCATCTGCAAAATGACTTCTTAAATCATTCTCCTTTCTATTTTTAGTTGAAGCTTCGCCATATAAAGCATATACGATAGCATCAAATATCATTGTTTTACCGGAACCAGTCTTACCACTAATTAAGAACAATTGATTTTGATCTATATTTCTAAAATCTATTGTTTCATTTAAGAAAGGACCAAAATTGTTCAGCTTTAACATCATTGGTTTCAAAGTAATTAATCTTCCTTTCTTATCAAATCATTAATAATTTGATTCATTTTCTTTTCTTGAACATCAGTCAATTGCTCATTGGTGATTGTTTTATAAAAATTATTAATAATTGATAGATCATCTTCTTTTTTTATTTCAATGTGTTGAATTGCTTCATGGTGCTCAAACGTTTCGTTTGTTAATGCTAATGTATTGGGATAGATTTGTTTCAAGTTAATAATAGGATCTGTAATATGAGACATATTTCTTAATTTGAAATGGATATAATTATTCTTATTTGATACGTTTACCTTTTCTTGTATAACGTCTTGATAATCACCTGTGACTATTTCTAATTTTCTCAATGGTTCTATTGGAACAAAATAATCTTGAATATCATTTTTTTGATTAAACTTGACTACTCGATAACCTTTAGGTTGCCCTACTTCTGAAAAAGAATATTGAAGTAATGATCCACTGTATTTAATAGTGTCTTCATTAATACTAAATGGATGATGTAAGTGTCCTAACATGACAAAATCAAAAATATTAAATGATTTTCTTTCTACTGTTTCGACAGTACCTATAGTTAATGGTCTTTCTGAATCGGATGTCTTACCACCTTGTACAGTTAAATGGCCAATCAATACATTAATGTCTTGAGGTTGAAGTGTTTCTGACATACTAGTTATACATTTATCCAATGCTTGTTGATGTGTTTGAATTGAGTCATCTTTAAAATAGTGTTGTACTTCAGCAACAGTTGCAAAAGGTAATGTATAAAAATTGATACCATTAATACGAATGGGCTGTGTCATATTTTCTAATTTAGTTCTAATATATAAATTACTATGTTCGAACCAACTTGCACCATAATTCAAACGCTCTTTTCCATCATGATTTCCACTAATTAAAATAACTGGAATTTTTAAATCAATATTTAACTTGGAAATCGTCTTTTCGAATAATTTAATCGTATCTTTACCTGGATATGTAGTATCGTATAAGTCTCCAGCAATAACGATTATGTCTGGTTTTTCTTCTTTCATTTGATTTATAAATTGATCTAATACATACCTTTGATCTTCAAGTAATTGTTTACCATTTAAAATGCGACCTAGATGCCAATCTGCTGTATGGATTACCTTCATTTTTTACCTCCGAATAGAACGTTTGTTCGTATTAATCATAATACTTTTTCTCACATATTTCAAGCAAAAAACCACTCATCTCAGTAGATAAGTGGCTCTTATATATTTAATGAACAATAGATTTTTTTACTTTTTTGTACTTGTAATACATCGCTAATCTCCATGGTACTATCATACAAAAAGCTAATAAGAAAAACATACCAGCAATCTCTCCTGGGTCAATCTCATTGCTAATGAATATTTTTATAACAGTACGTATAACTAATAGTGATATCAAGATAATTGGAAATGCTTTTGAACGTTTCATATAAATCTCGCTACCTTTTACTTCGAAACGTGATGTCCATATTAAGACTGTTGAAAATAAAACACCTAAGACAAAAGATTCTAGTATCTCAATCCCTGTTAATCTAAAATACGGTATTACATACATTAAAGCACCCGTTGCCATGAAAAATGGTGGTAAAATAATTTTCTTTTCATTGACTGGAAATTTTTGTGCTTTCATACGAATCACAATAACAACTGCACCCATCAAGAATGCAACTACAATTGAAAATATTAAATATGCCACTGTTACACCTTCTCATATATTCTAAACTGCAATACTCTTTTTTAATCACGTGTTAGTATATCATTAATCATGTATATTTTCATAGCTTTTAATTTAAGAAATGCTTCCCACAAAATCAAACAATTTAAACTTTATTTAACTTTTGAATTCTCATAAAGCACTTAACTTTTATTGTAGTATAAGAATAAAACAGTATGCATATGTCATTTATCATAAATGACATATCCTAACCACCAGAAAAAGAATAATAATATAACCGTGATAATAAATGTTAACAATAATCGTAAAACCACATGCACTTTAAGTTGATTGCCAATGAATGACCCTATTAAAACCGATAAGAATGATGCAATACCTATAATGATACTATCTGGTTCTAAATTCATATTAACACTCACCTCAAAAATTAATAATTAATTATAGATTCTTAACGATAAACTTAATAATTCCAATAATCCTCACCTTATTATAAAAACATTTTAATTTTAACTTAACATTTAAGAATTGTATTTAAAAGAATGATCATATCAAAAAAAGGATTAAGACAGCATTTTATAACTGTCTTAATCCTTTTTATCTTTTTTATTTCTTTTGACCTTTCATACCTTGGTCCATATTTTTGTTCATCATAGTCATCATTTGATTGATTTTCTTTTGAGAAGGTTTTTGACCCATTTGCATCATCATCATACGTAGCATTTCTTCATTAATAGGTGGGTTTTTTTTCAAATAATCCATCATATATTTTCTAGCTAAGAAGAAACCACCAACTAAACCTGCGATTAATGCTATTACAATTAAGATAATTGCTAACCACGTTGCCATTGTTTCACCCACTTTCTTTATCCTAATGAATTTTACTAGATTCAAATATTTATTTCAAGACAAATTTAAGACTTAAAATAATGCACATCAAAAATCATAACAAATTTTCTAATTTTATTAAACGTACTTTATAAATTATTTTAATATTTAAAAACGAAGCCTGGGACATAATAAATGTCTCAGGCTACAAATATATATTTAAATCGTCATTGAATTAAAATTCACGAATTTGATTTAAAACATTTTCTTTTGTAAATCCATATTTTTCAACAACTAAGTCGCCAGGAGCACTTGCACCAAATCCATCGATACCAATGACTTTACCTTGAGTACCGACATATTTATGCCAACCTAATGTTGATGCCATTTCAATAGCTACACGTTTAGTAATATTTGAAGGAATCACAGATTCTTTGTAGTCTTCTGATTGTTGTTCGAATGCGAACCAGTTTGGCATAGAAACCACTCGAACACCTTTACCTTGTGCGTCTAAATCTTTAGCTGCTTCAACCGCTAAGCTTACTTCAGAACCAGTTGCTAATAATAAATATTCAGGTGTTTCTTTAGATTCATAAACGACATATGCACCTTTACGCACACCTTCTTCTACTGTTTCTTCTGAAACATCTAAAGTTGGTAAATTTTGACGTGTAAGTACTAATGATGTAGGCGTGCTTTCAGATTCTAAAGCAACTTCCCAAGCAACTCTTGTTTCATTACCATCTGCTGGACGAATAACATTCATGTTAGGAATTGCACGTAATCCAGCTAATTGTTCAATTGGTTCATGAGTAGGACCATCTTCACCTACTGCAATAGAATCATGAGTAAATACAAATGTTGAATTTAATCCCATTATTGCTGATAAACGTAATGCAGGTTTTAAGTAGTCACTAAAAACAAAGAATGTTGCCCCGTATGGATGTAATCCACCGTGAGCTGCCATACCGTTAACAGCTGCGCCCATACCAAATTCACGAACACCAAACCAAATGTTTTTGCCATCACGATTATCTTTATCATAATCTTTAGCATCTTTAACATTTGACTTATTTGAACCAGCTAAGTCTGCAGATCCACCAAAGAATGATGGCACATGTTTACTTAATGCTTGAATAACTTCACCTGAGTCAGCACGAGATGCTGCATTATGTTCTGCATCAAATTTAGGTAATTCTTTTTCATAATTTTGTGGTAATTTACCACTAATCGCTAATTTGAACTCTTCAGCTAGTTCTGGATAAGATTTACTATATTCTTCAACTTTATTTTTCCAATTTTCTTCATGCTCATTAGCACGTTTTAACATTGTAGAATTGAAGATATCGTAAACTTCTTGTGGTACATTAAATCGTTTTTCAGGATCTAAACCGTATGCTTCTAATGTTAATTTACGTTCATCTTCACCTAATGGAGCACCATGTACGCCGTTAGTACCTGATTTATTTGGAGAACCAAAACCTATTACTGTTTTTACTTCAATAATAGTTGGTCCTTGTTGAGATTTAGCTTTATTAATTGCATTATCAATTTCTTCTAAGTCATTTCCATCTTTAACTAAGATGTAATTCCATCCATATGATTCAAAACGTGATTGCGTTTTTTCAGAAAAGGCTTTATCTAAATCACCATCTAATGAAATATCATTTGAATCATATAAAACGATTAACTTATCTAATTGGTTATGGCCGGCAAAAGAAGCTGCCTCATGTGAAATACCTTCCATTAAGTCGCCATCTGACGCAAGTACATAAGTATAATGATCTACTACATTATAATTATCTTTGTTAAATTTACCTGCTAAATGACTTTCCGCTAAAGCCATACCTACTGACATTGCAAAACCTTGTCCTAGTGGACCTGTTGTTACTTCTACGCCATCAGTATGTTTGAATTCTGGATGTCCTGGAGTTTTAGAACCCCATTGTCTAAATTGTTTAAGTTCATCCATTTCTAAGCTACCAGATACATGTAATAAGCTATATAATAATGCCGAACCATGTCCTGCTGATAATACAAATCTATCTCTGTTAAAATAATCTTTAGATTGGGGATTAAAATTTAGGTGTCTTGTCCATAGTGTGTATGCCATTGGTGCTGCACCCATTGGTAAACCAGGGTGTCCTGAATTGGCTTTCTCTATTGTATCGATACTTAAAGCACGAATCGTATCGATTGCTAATTGATCTTCTTTATTAAACATTATATTTTCTTCCCTTCTTCAAATAATACCTCAAATTAATTATAACTTATTTTAATATAAATTCATAAAGAAAAATCTGAAAAATCCCTCAGTTTTTCTATTAAAATAAATCTAAAATGATAAAATTTCACGCTTATTTTTCTTTCTTATTCTGTTGAATTTTCTTTAATTTTTCAGGAGTAACGTCATTACCTTCTGGATCTATCACTTTAGTATTTTCTAATTGCTTTTTGAATCCCTCTCTAAATGAATCAAGATATTTTTTTCTTAACTTAGATTGCTCTTTTGCTTCCTCGTTAGTTAAACCTTGCTCTTTCTTCTTTTTAGCTAATTCATTAATTCTATCAATATTCAAATCATTTTTAGACATTCAACTTCCTACTTTCATCTCAATTATTGTTCAATTATATATATATCATAATTTTCTAACCTTATATCATATATTTTTATATTCTTATAATAATATAGCGTTGATAAACCTTCCATAAAATATAACAAAAAAAATGAGCATAACCAAATCGTTACGCTCACTTTCTCTTTATTTAATCTATCTTAGTGGGCTAATGCGAACATAGACCCAGATTTATGTTCGCTGTTCCCATCATTATTAGGTACTTGATGTTCATTTTGGTTAGCATTCTGATGAATTTCATGATCTGTCATTTCGTACGTTTGTTCTGAATGTGCACTTTGATTAACACTTAAGAAGAATACTAAAAAGATAAGGCAAGATACTAAAAACACTGCTATATATGTTAAAAATGTCTTTGTTTGTTTTGTTAACATGAATTTCACTCCTAGAACGTTCGTTTGTATTTATAATTTAACAGAACAGATGTTCCATGTCAACACTTTAACGAACAAACGTTTGTTATTTGATTATAGAGATGCTATAATAAACTTAAATAAAACTAGGGAGTGCCTATATATGAGAGAATTAACGAAAAGACAAAGCGAAATATATGATTACATTAAGCAGATTGTTCAATCAAAAGGGTATCCGCCAAGTGTTCGCGAAATTGGTGAAGCAGTAGGATTGGCCTCAAGTTCAACCGTTCATGGTCATTTATCAAGATTAGAAGAAAAAGGCTATATTAAACGCGATCCTACTAAACCTA
The DNA window shown above is from Staphylococcus sp. M0911 and carries:
- a CDS encoding YneF family protein — encoded protein: MATWLAIILIVIALIAGLVGGFFLARKYMMDYLKKNPPINEEMLRMMMMQMGQKPSQKKINQMMTMMNKNMDQGMKGQKK
- a CDS encoding CcdC protein domain-containing protein, which encodes MAYLIFSIVVAFLMGAVVIVIRMKAQKFPVNEKKIILPPFFMATGALMYVIPYFRLTGIEILESFVLGVLFSTVLIWTSRFEVKGSEIYMKRSKAFPIILISLLVIRTVIKIFISNEIDPGEIAGMFFLLAFCMIVPWRLAMYYKYKKVKKSIVH
- a CDS encoding DUF896 domain-containing protein, coding for MSKNDLNIDRINELAKKKKEQGLTNEEAKEQSKLRKKYLDSFREGFKKQLENTKVIDPEGNDVTPEKLKKIQQNKKEK
- the sbcC gene encoding exonuclease subunit SbcC, whose protein sequence is MMLKLNNFGPFLNETIDFRNIDQNQLFLISGKTGSGKTMIFDAIVYALYGEASTKNRKENDLRSHFADGNSAMQVTFEFELNDKLFKIVRTGPFVKEGNTTKTPAKLNVFEYIENEFDLRESMVSAGNQFIIDLIGVNAEQFRQLFILPQGEFKKFLLSNSKEKQGILRTLFNSERFEEIEKRLNENVKNEKIQIEERYKNIERLWNDIHTFENNDLEELKSINVHQTDKINEVLHRFNEFGEKIGRKKYEQKKSHENEIEKVEQKLNDNKELEFNLNELKKNENELKQLKQNESFINQHRAKLNKINEIKPLSQLLDRNEAANKKLNQAEKSIEIAVHSINNLLKEKEENQLGLNQLSEQEESINIEKDYLEKTNTFYNNLSQYLNSYKEKERLSSQLVNLNEKSELVERELLELNEAIKSKEINYSHVEQLSQDIFNIEKEIEQAEKLKNDMQMKEELNSKLNDTKASYNQKCIEIDDLSNKLYEIDKTEINLNNKETLVEQLQQVVSLGDICPICGNEITSLGQHIDFDSINKKQNLIQSLQEDLNKMNIDKAKLESSLNHLTEQINNIYIDQNSIPDIENLYSKISRKKEEKEKQQKENEFILKTNKKVERKRQETFEIRNEVKNAESKIEQCEIRINDFESTTKHTEIDEFESYFKKLKSNVDHYLKSLEEHQQNRNEIAQKLSIEENNLQHHKQTKNEIQEDIKQTQQSIEAEMNRLNIDSIEQVQDIVKIVNEKEKIENEIKEYDKQIHKYELEMNRLKELVAGKKLDNIEEIQKALSQLKVELEHLNHEIATLEYQLKLNQQKVDEIVSNIEYLNKELKEQQDIFNLAEILSGRNSQKLTLENYVLIYYLEKIIAQANLRLATMSGQRYQLQRREALSQGFSGLEIDVFDFYSNKARHISSLSGGETFQASLALALGLSEIVQQESGGISLQSMFIDEGFGTLDQETLETALDTLVNLKSTGRMVGIISHVSELKQRIPLILEVTSNQYQSMTKFKWN
- the tkt gene encoding transketolase; amino-acid sequence: MFNKEDQLAIDTIRALSIDTIEKANSGHPGLPMGAAPMAYTLWTRHLNFNPQSKDYFNRDRFVLSAGHGSALLYSLLHVSGSLEMDELKQFRQWGSKTPGHPEFKHTDGVEVTTGPLGQGFAMSVGMALAESHLAGKFNKDNYNVVDHYTYVLASDGDLMEGISHEAASFAGHNQLDKLIVLYDSNDISLDGDLDKAFSEKTQSRFESYGWNYILVKDGNDLEEIDNAINKAKSQQGPTIIEVKTVIGFGSPNKSGTNGVHGAPLGEDERKLTLEAYGLDPEKRFNVPQEVYDIFNSTMLKRANEHEENWKNKVEEYSKSYPELAEEFKLAISGKLPQNYEKELPKFDAEHNAASRADSGEVIQALSKHVPSFFGGSADLAGSNKSNVKDAKDYDKDNRDGKNIWFGVREFGMGAAVNGMAAHGGLHPYGATFFVFSDYLKPALRLSAIMGLNSTFVFTHDSIAVGEDGPTHEPIEQLAGLRAIPNMNVIRPADGNETRVAWEVALESESTPTSLVLTRQNLPTLDVSEETVEEGVRKGAYVVYESKETPEYLLLATGSEVSLAVEAAKDLDAQGKGVRVVSMPNWFAFEQQSEDYKESVIPSNITKRVAIEMASTLGWHKYVGTQGKVIGIDGFGASAPGDLVVEKYGFTKENVLNQIREF
- the sosA gene encoding DNA damage-induced cell division inhibitor SosA; its protein translation is MLTKQTKTFLTYIAVFLVSCLIFLVFFLSVNQSAHSEQTYEMTDHEIHQNANQNEHQVPNNDGNSEHKSGSMFALAH
- the sbcD gene encoding exonuclease subunit SbcD; protein product: MKVIHTADWHLGRILNGKQLLEDQRYVLDQFINQMKEEKPDIIVIAGDLYDTTYPGKDTIKLFEKTISKLNIDLKIPVILISGNHDGKERLNYGASWFEHSNLYIRTKLENMTQPIRINGINFYTLPFATVAEVQHYFKDDSIQTHQQALDKCITSMSETLQPQDINVLIGHLTVQGGKTSDSERPLTIGTVETVERKSFNIFDFVMLGHLHHPFSINEDTIKYSGSLLQYSFSEVGQPKGYRVVKFNQKNDIQDYFVPIEPLRKLEIVTGDYQDVIQEKVNVSNKNNYIHFKLRNMSHITDPIINLKQIYPNTLALTNETFEHHEAIQHIEIKKEDDLSIINNFYKTITNEQLTDVQEKKMNQIINDLIRKED
- the mscL gene encoding large conductance mechanosensitive channel protein MscL; its protein translation is MLKEFKDFALKGNVLDLAVAVVMGAAFNKIISALVEYIIMPLIGKIFGSVNFAEDWAFWGIKYGLFIQSIIDFIIIAFALFIFVKIANTLMKNEEPEEELEQNTVLLTEIRDLLREKH